In Patescibacteria group bacterium, a single genomic region encodes these proteins:
- a CDS encoding S41 family peptidase yields MKTYKTVAAFAKSRVALGIYIALVLVAVFGLGTLAGYANRPEVSKLTGLLNRENEISDTADFETFWRAWRILNEKHVSSKEILPQEKVWGAIEGLASAFKDPYTVFMPPVEAKDFDSQVSGVFGGVGMEIGLKDNIVTVITPLKGSPAEKAGMRSGDKVLEINGKITSGMSTEDAVHLIRGEVGTLAKLLVFRQGRKLPFEVEITRAVIQIPTIDTEKRADGIFVIRLYNFSAPSANLFREALQEFVDSGLNKLILDLRGNPGGYLDAAADMASWFLPKGTLIVRENYGEKQVEDTLRSSGYDVFADKPIKMVILVNGGSASASEILAGALSEHGVAKLVGTQTFGKGSVQELIKLTSDTNLKVTIAKWYTPNGVSISEKGISPDYVVDLTEEDVNNQRDPQMDKAVQVLFGKAGAPTAKK; encoded by the coding sequence ATGAAAACATACAAAACAGTGGCAGCCTTCGCGAAAAGTCGAGTCGCGCTCGGTATCTATATTGCCCTCGTGCTGGTGGCGGTATTTGGTCTCGGCACATTGGCGGGCTATGCCAATCGACCAGAAGTGTCCAAGCTCACTGGCTTGCTCAATCGAGAAAATGAGATCTCGGATACTGCAGACTTCGAGACATTTTGGCGGGCGTGGCGGATTTTGAACGAAAAACACGTATCCTCAAAAGAAATTTTGCCTCAGGAGAAGGTCTGGGGTGCTATCGAGGGACTCGCGAGCGCTTTTAAGGATCCATACACCGTCTTTATGCCACCAGTAGAGGCGAAAGACTTTGACAGTCAGGTGAGCGGCGTTTTTGGTGGGGTTGGTATGGAGATTGGTCTGAAAGACAACATTGTCACTGTCATCACACCACTCAAAGGATCTCCGGCGGAGAAGGCGGGGATGCGAAGTGGGGATAAAGTGCTCGAGATCAACGGTAAGATCACTTCGGGGATGTCCACTGAAGATGCGGTGCATTTGATCCGCGGCGAAGTGGGCACTCTGGCGAAGCTCCTCGTATTCCGACAGGGTCGCAAGCTGCCTTTTGAGGTGGAGATCACCCGCGCAGTCATCCAGATTCCGACTATCGATACCGAGAAGCGAGCCGATGGGATATTTGTCATCCGTCTCTACAACTTCTCCGCACCGTCGGCCAATCTATTTCGGGAAGCGTTGCAGGAGTTTGTCGATTCCGGTCTCAATAAGCTTATCCTCGACTTGCGTGGCAACCCCGGCGGCTATCTCGATGCTGCAGCAGACATGGCGAGCTGGTTTTTGCCAAAAGGAACATTGATCGTGCGTGAAAACTATGGCGAGAAGCAGGTGGAGGATACGCTGCGCAGCTCTGGATATGATGTGTTTGCCGATAAACCGATTAAAATGGTGATTTTGGTGAATGGCGGCTCGGCTTCAGCCTCAGAAATTTTGGCAGGCGCTCTCAGCGAGCATGGCGTGGCAAAATTGGTGGGTACGCAGACTTTCGGCAAGGGATCGGTACAGGAATTGATCAAGCTCACCAGCGACACCAATTTGAAGGTGACAATTGCGAAGTGGTATACCCCGAACGGCGTGTCGATTTCAGAGAAAGGCATCTCGCCAGACTATGTAGTTGACTTAACCGAAGAGGACGTGAATAATCAAAGGGATCCTCAAATGGACAAGGCGGTGCAGGTGCTCTTCGGCAAGGCTGGTGCGCCGACCGCGAAGAAATAG
- the rplI gene encoding 50S ribosomal protein L9 encodes MKVVLLKDVPKLGKKFEIKNVADGHALNSLIPQGLVAVATDAVVKRSEAEKAVIADKRKKEEAELVKNLDAVKALQLQIVAKANPKGHLFSSIHKAEIAAEIRKAGIAIDAEFISLDKPIKEVGEHTIEIVAGGKSAKCKLVIVAA; translated from the coding sequence ATGAAAGTTGTACTCCTGAAAGATGTGCCGAAACTCGGCAAGAAGTTCGAAATCAAGAATGTGGCCGACGGCCACGCGCTCAACAGCCTCATTCCTCAAGGTTTGGTGGCGGTTGCGACTGATGCAGTGGTGAAGCGTTCCGAGGCGGAGAAGGCCGTCATCGCCGACAAGCGCAAGAAAGAAGAAGCTGAGCTTGTGAAGAATCTCGACGCCGTGAAGGCTCTCCAACTGCAGATTGTTGCGAAAGCCAATCCAAAGGGTCACCTGTTCTCATCGATTCACAAGGCCGAGATCGCCGCAGAGATCCGCAAGGCGGGTATCGCTATCGACGCTGAATTCATCTCTCTCGACAAGCCGATTAAGGAAGTGGGTGAACACACCATCGAGATTGTGGCAGGAGGCAAGTCTGCGAAGTGCAAGCTGGTGATTGTGGCGGCGTAA
- a CDS encoding 50S ribosomal protein L27 has translation MATKKAAGSAKNLRDSNPKYLGIKLFAGEKASVGSIIVRQRGTRILAGKGTETGKDHTIFAIKEGKVAFSSKRKINFDGSNAVKKVVNVI, from the coding sequence ATGGCAACCAAAAAGGCCGCGGGATCGGCCAAAAACCTCAGAGATTCGAACCCAAAATACCTCGGTATTAAGCTTTTTGCTGGTGAAAAGGCTTCAGTGGGCTCGATCATCGTACGACAGCGCGGCACCCGCATCCTCGCGGGCAAGGGCACCGAAACTGGCAAGGACCACACTATTTTCGCAATCAAGGAAGGCAAGGTAGCTTTTTCAAGCAAGCGAAAGATCAACTTTGACGGCAGCAATGCGGTTAAAAAAGTCGTTAACGTAATTTAA
- a CDS encoding EVE domain-containing protein: MQYWLIKSEPTCYSIEDLRRDKKTGWSGIRNYQARNFMRDSMQVDDLVIFYHSSTNPPSAVGVAHVASTPYADSTALDPKDDHYDPKASAESPIWMQVDMAFVEKFAQPVPIGAIKANPKLKGIPLTQVGSRLSMQPLLAKHFEEICRMGR; encoded by the coding sequence ATGCAATACTGGTTAATCAAAAGCGAGCCGACATGCTACTCGATCGAGGACTTGCGGCGCGACAAAAAGACGGGTTGGAGCGGCATTCGCAACTATCAGGCACGTAACTTCATGCGCGACAGCATGCAAGTGGACGACCTCGTGATCTTCTATCACTCAAGTACCAATCCCCCATCAGCGGTGGGTGTAGCGCATGTGGCGAGCACTCCATATGCCGACTCAACAGCCCTTGACCCAAAAGACGATCACTACGACCCGAAGGCGAGCGCCGAAAGTCCGATCTGGATGCAGGTGGATATGGCCTTTGTTGAGAAATTCGCCCAGCCGGTGCCGATTGGCGCGATCAAGGCCAATCCCAAGCTCAAAGGCATTCCTTTGACCCAGGTGGGCAGTCGGCTCTCTATGCAGCCGCTTTTGGCGAAGCATTTCGAGGAGATCTGCCGGATGGGGCGATAA
- a CDS encoding DUF2157 domain-containing protein: MDKQSLLDLISRQIAAGTVSASEIQAVLQAQTGNATDLSASSGHRITATSILYGIGALVLIAGIGSFVFRFWDDLNGAVRIAITLGLAAAAYIAGALLRGDADHGKISRILFFVSGILAPIGMFVSLDTAGIDYATFGWSTTICLLLTAIYGASLFIFRGVEFAFFTLVFATCTIYAAVGYFLDISGSANLFEDTYEYVTIALGTAYLLIQSTLSGRRGTETVEARDERAFDRFLTFFGAAGILGALIALSGWSPEQSFLWEFVSVLAVLGGLYLASRSGNRTLLKTSALFVFILIIRFTSEYFVDSLGWPIALIFAGIALLAAGYGLVALGKRK, translated from the coding sequence ATGGACAAACAATCGCTTCTAGACCTCATTTCTCGACAAATCGCGGCGGGTACCGTATCAGCAAGCGAAATCCAGGCCGTGCTCCAGGCGCAAACGGGTAATGCGACTGACTTATCGGCATCGAGCGGCCACCGCATCACTGCCACCTCGATCCTCTACGGCATTGGGGCTCTGGTGCTCATCGCCGGCATTGGCTCATTTGTCTTCCGATTCTGGGACGATCTCAACGGTGCGGTTCGTATCGCAATCACTCTTGGCCTAGCAGCTGCAGCCTACATCGCAGGCGCGTTGCTCCGCGGCGATGCTGACCACGGGAAGATTAGCCGTATCCTCTTCTTTGTAAGTGGTATTTTGGCGCCGATCGGCATGTTTGTATCGCTTGATACGGCCGGGATCGACTACGCCACCTTCGGCTGGTCGACCACCATCTGCCTACTACTCACCGCCATCTACGGCGCTTCCCTCTTCATTTTCCGTGGGGTAGAATTTGCCTTCTTCACACTCGTCTTCGCAACCTGCACTATCTACGCGGCAGTGGGCTACTTTTTGGACATCTCTGGTAGTGCCAACCTATTCGAAGATACCTACGAATACGTCACCATCGCTCTCGGTACAGCGTACCTGTTAATCCAATCGACACTGAGCGGCCGACGCGGCACCGAAACTGTTGAAGCGCGCGACGAGCGAGCCTTCGACCGCTTCCTCACCTTCTTCGGCGCCGCTGGCATTCTAGGTGCACTAATTGCGTTGAGCGGCTGGAGTCCAGAACAGAGCTTCCTTTGGGAGTTCGTGAGCGTGCTCGCGGTCCTCGGCGGCCTCTATTTGGCAAGCCGAAGTGGCAACCGCACCCTGCTCAAAACCAGCGCGCTTTTTGTCTTCATCCTCATCATCCGATTTACCAGTGAATACTTTGTCGATAGTCTTGGCTGGCCAATCGCCCTCATCTTTGCCGGCATCGCGCTGCTCGCAGCGGGATATGGCTTGGTGGCATTGGGAAAAAGAAAATAG
- a CDS encoding DUF378 domain-containing protein, whose protein sequence is MNSGCSVTKVAYVLVIIGALNWGLVGLGMLFGSSGDAWNVVKMLLGKWETVEAIVYVLVGVAAVVKLVKCKCSTCKADAPAA, encoded by the coding sequence ATGAATTCAGGATGTTCAGTAACCAAGGTAGCCTATGTGCTCGTGATCATCGGTGCCCTCAACTGGGGTCTCGTCGGTCTCGGTATGCTTTTTGGCTCAAGCGGAGACGCTTGGAACGTAGTGAAGATGCTCTTGGGCAAGTGGGAAACCGTAGAAGCGATCGTCTACGTACTTGTTGGCGTCGCAGCAGTCGTCAAGCTCGTAAAGTGCAAGTGCTCAACTTGCAAGGCAGACGCTCCAGCAGCGTAA
- a CDS encoding peptidoglycan DD-metalloendopeptidase family protein: MMRSLYSARKLGVDVGIAGLGIACMLAFGYFFASKNNIPIVSAASVEELQSKIDERNQSIKQLEAEIAQYKTQLDTVGKQKTTLQNTIKGLDLTQKKLAADILLTGKKIEATNLVIEQLDKDIAQKEKQIGVSTDVVHESIVTLNEKEQISLLETLLSSPKTSAVWDEAERIVELRNGIRIHLNDLKELRTALQDKRTENAAQQKRLLALKRDLSDQKVIIEANRKDKANLLTATKNQEATYAKILAQKEALQKAFADELIAFEAQLKFAIDLSKLPTVGKGVLGWPMETVFVTQYFGQTEFSKTAAGAVYNGNGHNGIDLRGAVGTPVKAAESGVVVGAGDTDLVCKGASYGKWILIRHDNGLSTIYGHNSVIRVAANQRVAKGETISLSGATGYAFGAHLHFSVLASDGVQVVQRKSKVCAGTYTMPVADLRAYLNPLLYL; encoded by the coding sequence ATGATGCGATCACTCTACTCAGCGCGTAAATTAGGCGTCGATGTTGGTATTGCCGGACTTGGGATTGCCTGCATGCTCGCTTTCGGCTATTTTTTCGCATCAAAAAACAACATACCGATTGTATCGGCTGCCTCGGTTGAAGAATTGCAATCAAAAATCGATGAGCGCAACCAGAGTATCAAACAGCTCGAGGCCGAGATTGCTCAATACAAAACCCAGCTCGATACGGTAGGCAAGCAGAAGACGACCCTACAGAACACGATCAAAGGACTCGACCTCACTCAGAAAAAACTTGCTGCGGATATTCTGTTGACCGGCAAAAAGATTGAAGCGACAAATCTCGTCATCGAGCAACTCGACAAAGATATTGCACAAAAGGAAAAGCAGATCGGTGTTAGTACGGATGTTGTCCACGAAAGTATCGTGACGCTAAATGAAAAAGAACAGATCAGCTTACTCGAGACCCTACTGAGCTCGCCAAAGACTTCCGCAGTATGGGACGAGGCGGAGCGTATTGTTGAGCTTCGCAACGGCATTCGGATTCATTTGAATGATCTCAAGGAGTTGCGCACTGCGCTCCAAGACAAGCGCACTGAAAACGCCGCCCAACAGAAACGCCTACTTGCTTTGAAACGCGACCTTTCTGACCAAAAAGTGATTATAGAAGCCAATCGCAAAGACAAAGCGAACCTACTCACGGCGACCAAAAATCAAGAGGCGACCTACGCCAAGATCCTCGCGCAGAAAGAAGCGCTGCAGAAAGCCTTCGCTGACGAACTCATCGCGTTTGAAGCGCAACTCAAATTTGCCATTGATCTCAGTAAACTGCCCACGGTCGGCAAAGGCGTCCTCGGTTGGCCGATGGAAACGGTCTTCGTGACACAATATTTCGGCCAAACCGAATTTTCTAAAACAGCCGCTGGGGCAGTGTACAACGGCAACGGCCACAACGGCATCGACTTGCGCGGCGCCGTCGGCACACCAGTGAAAGCTGCAGAAAGTGGCGTCGTGGTGGGTGCTGGCGACACCGATCTCGTCTGCAAAGGCGCTTCCTATGGCAAATGGATCCTCATTCGTCACGACAACGGCCTCTCCACTATCTACGGACACAACTCCGTGATTCGCGTGGCGGCAAATCAGCGTGTTGCAAAAGGGGAGACCATTTCGCTGTCGGGCGCTACCGGCTACGCCTTTGGCGCGCATTTGCATTTTTCGGTACTCGCCAGCGACGGTGTTCAGGTCGTCCAACGCAAAAGCAAGGTCTGTGCCGGCACCTACACCATGCCCGTGGCCGACCTGCGCGCGTATTTGAATCCGTTGCTTTATTTATAA
- a CDS encoding glutamate--tRNA ligase family protein yields MNALVPKNPTAPSQNIVTRFAPSPTGLFHVGSYRTALFSYLYARQHGGKFILRIEDTDKLRSKPEYEANIIDSLAWMGLEYDEKYRQSEQAPTHRKYLEQMIAEGKAYVSREPAKDKEGNPVLDPASGQQKINDLIRFKNPGTKVAFTDLIRGTIEMETADLKDFVIAKNLDTPLFHLAVVVDDFTEGVTHIIRGEDHISNTPRQILIQRAIGAPEPIYAHLPLVLGEDRSKLSKRKGALAVTEYRDQGFLPEALINGMALLGWNPGTDQEILSKDDLLKLFDLSKIQKGGAIFDQKKLRWINKEYLKQQPIAKIESAIATSVHAMLGGTDSANAADNSALIKKLAPVVLERIDTVGDIKTLFAAGEFVYFFSKPTFTDESTKQLLWKDEPSKEKTVERLAHAKELLKALATSDFADQEKVRQAVWKYAEEQGRGCVLWPMRFALSGVAKSPDPFTLASLLGKDETLARLNDAITLLSA; encoded by the coding sequence ATGAATGCTCTTGTGCCCAAAAACCCGACCGCGCCAAGCCAGAACATCGTCACTCGCTTCGCCCCATCGCCGACCGGCCTCTTCCATGTGGGCAGCTATCGCACCGCACTCTTCAGCTATCTGTACGCGCGACAGCATGGAGGTAAATTCATCCTACGAATCGAGGACACTGACAAGCTCCGTTCGAAGCCGGAATACGAAGCCAACATCATCGACAGCCTCGCTTGGATGGGGCTCGAATACGACGAGAAGTATCGCCAATCCGAACAAGCGCCGACACATCGCAAATATCTCGAGCAGATGATTGCGGAAGGGAAGGCGTACGTGTCCCGCGAGCCGGCCAAGGACAAGGAGGGCAACCCCGTGCTCGACCCGGCGAGCGGGCAGCAAAAAATAAATGACCTCATCCGTTTCAAAAATCCGGGCACCAAAGTAGCGTTCACCGATCTCATTCGTGGCACTATCGAAATGGAGACGGCCGATCTAAAGGATTTTGTCATTGCGAAAAATCTTGACACACCGCTCTTCCATTTAGCGGTAGTCGTCGACGACTTCACCGAAGGCGTCACTCATATCATCCGCGGTGAAGACCACATCTCCAACACGCCGCGCCAGATCCTCATACAGCGGGCCATCGGCGCACCGGAGCCGATCTACGCACACCTCCCATTAGTCCTCGGCGAGGACCGATCAAAGCTATCGAAGCGCAAAGGCGCGCTCGCCGTTACCGAATATCGCGACCAAGGTTTTCTTCCCGAGGCTCTCATCAACGGCATGGCACTGCTTGGATGGAACCCTGGCACTGATCAGGAGATCCTCTCGAAAGACGACCTCCTCAAACTCTTCGACCTATCCAAAATCCAAAAAGGCGGCGCCATCTTTGACCAGAAAAAGCTCCGTTGGATCAACAAGGAATATTTGAAACAGCAGCCGATCGCCAAGATCGAATCGGCCATCGCCACAAGCGTGCACGCGATGCTCGGCGGCACAGACTCAGCAAACGCCGCGGACAATTCAGCACTCATCAAAAAGCTCGCACCGGTTGTACTTGAACGCATCGACACTGTTGGCGATATTAAAACGCTTTTTGCCGCTGGAGAATTTGTCTATTTTTTCAGTAAACCAACCTTCACGGACGAATCAACAAAACAGCTGCTCTGGAAAGATGAGCCTAGCAAAGAAAAAACCGTCGAGCGACTTGCTCATGCGAAAGAGCTCTTGAAAGCCCTTGCTACTAGTGATTTTGCCGACCAAGAAAAAGTGAGGCAAGCTGTCTGGAAATATGCGGAAGAGCAGGGAAGGGGCTGCGTACTTTGGCCGATGCGCTTTGCTCTTTCCGGCGTTGCAAAATCCCCCGACCCATTCACCCTCGCCTCTTTGCTAGGAAAAGACGAAACACTCGCTCGCCTCAATGATGCGATCACTCTACTCAGCGCGTAA